One window of the Primulina eburnea isolate SZY01 chromosome 18, ASM2296580v1, whole genome shotgun sequence genome contains the following:
- the LOC140819091 gene encoding uncharacterized protein — protein MGCPLDFEGNELIANLMILEMEDFDCILGIDLLTTYRATVDCYQKLVQFRTTESSSWFFYGEGARPPMPVVSALKACRALEAGGEGYLIYAIDSSTDSVGLDDLPVVCEFPDVFPDEIPGFPPVREVEFGIELMPGTAPISRAPYRLAPSEMRELKQQLQDLLDKGYIRPSVSPWGAPVLFVKKKDGSMRLCIDYRQLNRVTIKNKYPIPRIDDLFDQLQGTSVYSKIDLRSGYHQMRVRDDDISKTAFRTRYGHYEFLVMPFGLTNAPAVFMDLMNRVFRDFLDQFVVVFIDDILIYSHSVEEHIQHLRIVLQILREKQLYAKLSKCEFWIDRVVFLGHIEMLFESLDYTDERRVKLVGHQLQEVAKNRWLTTKRALEHRGTQITWKVFKTEFYHRFFPVSYRKDKENDEAVADHFINGLNPEIFTLVNTGRPNNFAEALNRAKGAKDGLLRQRSISYVAPTPRPPQPSVQLPPRFESGGSSSGRKDQLKAKGKQFKRSMISSSSSSKNRENSENASSFFIALK, from the exons atgggttgtcccttagattttgagggtaacgaattgattgcgaatcttatgatcctggagatggaagattttgattgtattctaggtatagacctattgactacataccgagctaccgtggattgttaccagaagcttgttcagtttcgtacgactgagagctctagttggtttttctatggtgagggagcgcgacctccgatgccggtggtatctgctctgaaagcgtgtcgtgctttagaggcgggcggggaaggctacctcatctatgcgattgattcctccacagatagtgttggtctagatgatcttccagtggtttgtgaatttcctgatgtttttccagatgagattcctggttttcctccggttagagaggtggaatttggcattgagttaatgccagggactgcaccgatttctcgtgccccctatcgtcttgctccgtcagagatgagagaattgaagcagcaattgcaggatcttcttgataaaggttatattcgcccgagtgtttcaccttggggagctccagtcttgtttgtcaagaagaaagatggatctatgcgattgtgcattgattatcgccagctgaatcgtgtgacgatcaaaaacaagtatccaatacctcgtatcgatgatttgttcgatcagcttcagggtacctctgtttactccaagattgacttgcgatcgggttatcatcagatgagagttagggatgatgatatttccaagactgcatttcgtactcgatatgggcattacgagtttctagttatgccattcggattgacgaatgcgccagcggtgttcatggatctaatgaaccgagtctttcgtgattttctggatcagtttgttgtggttttcatcgacgatatcttgatttattctcacagtgtggaagagcatatccagcacttgaggattgtgttgcagattcttcgcgagaagcaattgtatgctaagctgagtaagtgcgagttctggattgatcgtgtagtatttcttggtcat atcgagatgttatttgaatcTCTTGACTACACCGACGAGCGACGAGTGAAATTGGTTGGACATCAACTGCAAGAAGTAGCAAAGAAcaggtggttgactacgaaaagagcattggagcatcgtGGCACGCAGATTACTTGGAAGGTGTTCAAGACTGAGTTTTATCATCGATTTTTCCCTGTgtcctaccgaaaagacaaag aaaatgacgaagccgttgcggATCACTTtatcaatggcctgaatccagaaatctttaccttggtgaataccggtagGCCCAATAATTTTGCTgaagcattgaaccgtgccaagggGGCAAAAGatggattgcttaggcaacgaagCATTTCCTATGTCGCTCCTACTCCGAGACCGCCACAACCTTCAGTTCAACtccctcccagatttgagagtggtggtagtagcagcggAAGGAAAGACCAGTTGAAAgcgaagggcaaacagtttaagagatcAATGAtaagttcgtcgagctcca GCAAGAACCGAGAGAACTCTGAAAATGCTTCAAGTTTCTTCATAGCTTTGAAGTAA